From Virgibacillus natechei, the proteins below share one genomic window:
- a CDS encoding RDD family protein yields MNEEHEYKIADEASLQRRYAGFWMRFWAYLVDLIIVFSINGILLSPFKFINNGAPVDIGFWTLTGVIGSAVFYLYFLLMTRFLGQTIGKMLFGLRVVREDAEPLKWSDLLFRELVGRFLHRVFFFAAIIYVVVAFTPEKQGVHDMIGNTRVVFE; encoded by the coding sequence ATGAATGAGGAACATGAATATAAGATAGCAGATGAAGCATCCCTACAACGAAGGTATGCAGGATTCTGGATGCGATTTTGGGCATACCTGGTTGATTTAATTATTGTATTCAGCATTAACGGCATCTTACTTAGCCCGTTTAAATTTATAAACAATGGTGCGCCTGTTGATATAGGATTCTGGACATTGACAGGAGTAATTGGATCGGCCGTTTTTTATCTATACTTTTTGTTAATGACAAGGTTTCTGGGACAGACAATAGGTAAGATGTTATTTGGTTTAAGAGTCGTTAGGGAAGATGCAGAGCCATTAAAATGGAGTGATCTTCTTTTCAGGGAGTTAGTTGGAAGGTTCTTACATCGTGTGTTTTTCTTTGCGGCAATTATTTACGTTGTTGTCGCCTTTACTCCAGAGAAGCAGGGCGTTCATGACATGATAGGAAATACGAGAGTTGTGTTCGAATAG
- a CDS encoding acyl-CoA synthetase: MEINVHSELGKVLDRARRNTLADLLARTRDRNPDKFALAYNEQRLNYAELDDVVNQTAHAFLADGMQKGDMVTVMSKNSLDFVVVNFALARIGAVMIPINYMLSIEDVAYILEHAEVSGLIASEEYAAVLDQSAGSLNIKQRYVMDVSTSVNELPEWTPLSIARAERPTDIVEAEIADDDLAHVLYTSGTESRPKGVMLSHKSIISEYVSSIVDGKMDAGDIAIHALPLYHSAQLHVFLGPSIYVGASGIILGAASPELILKTIEEEGATQLFCPPTVWIALLRHPDFDKRDLSTLKKCYYGAAIMPKEILKELDARLPNAGFWNFYGQTEVAPLATALQPEDQLRKLGSAGVATLNVQTKIVDDDDDSLPVGEVGEIVHRTPHAMKGYLHDPEKTAEAFKNGWFHSGDLGVMDEEGYLTIIDRKKDMINTGGVNVSSREVEEAIYQLDGVSEVAVVSIPDPYWVEAVTAIIVLKEGVTLTKKDVVDFCKGKLSTFKVPKYVDFSDELPKNPSGKVMKRSLRDRYEDLGEK, encoded by the coding sequence ATGGAGATAAATGTCCACAGTGAACTTGGAAAGGTTTTAGATCGGGCAAGACGCAATACATTAGCAGATTTATTGGCAAGAACACGAGATCGAAATCCAGATAAATTTGCGTTGGCTTACAATGAGCAGCGTTTGAATTATGCGGAACTAGATGATGTGGTGAATCAAACGGCACATGCATTTTTAGCGGATGGGATGCAAAAAGGTGATATGGTGACGGTTATGTCTAAGAACAGCTTAGACTTCGTGGTAGTTAATTTTGCCCTGGCGAGAATAGGAGCTGTCATGATACCAATTAATTATATGCTTAGCATTGAAGATGTAGCGTATATTTTAGAGCATGCAGAAGTTAGCGGACTCATTGCCTCAGAAGAATATGCAGCTGTGCTCGATCAGTCGGCTGGTAGCCTGAACATTAAACAACGTTATGTGATGGATGTTTCTACATCCGTAAATGAACTACCTGAATGGACACCATTATCGATCGCACGCGCGGAGAGACCAACAGATATTGTTGAAGCAGAAATTGCTGACGATGACCTTGCACATGTACTTTATACGAGTGGAACGGAATCGCGGCCAAAGGGCGTTATGCTATCCCATAAAAGTATTATCAGTGAATATGTTAGCTCCATTGTTGATGGGAAAATGGATGCCGGAGATATAGCAATTCATGCATTGCCTCTTTATCATAGTGCACAGCTCCATGTATTTCTCGGTCCAAGTATATACGTTGGAGCAAGTGGAATTATCTTAGGTGCAGCAAGTCCTGAGTTAATTTTAAAAACAATTGAAGAAGAGGGTGCAACACAATTGTTTTGTCCACCAACCGTGTGGATAGCCTTGCTTCGTCATCCGGATTTCGATAAGCGAGATTTATCAACATTAAAAAAGTGTTATTATGGAGCTGCAATCATGCCTAAAGAAATTTTAAAAGAGCTTGACGCGCGATTGCCAAATGCGGGATTCTGGAATTTTTACGGACAAACAGAAGTCGCTCCACTTGCAACGGCACTTCAACCAGAGGATCAGCTACGTAAACTGGGATCGGCAGGGGTTGCAACGTTAAATGTGCAAACAAAAATCGTGGATGATGATGATGATTCATTGCCGGTTGGGGAAGTGGGCGAAATTGTTCATCGAACTCCACATGCAATGAAAGGTTATTTACACGATCCAGAAAAAACAGCAGAAGCCTTTAAAAATGGTTGGTTTCATAGTGGGGATTTAGGCGTTATGGATGAAGAAGGCTATCTCACGATTATTGATCGAAAAAAGGATATGATAAATACTGGTGGTGTAAACGTTTCAAGCAGAGAAGTTGAAGAGGCCATTTACCAACTGGATGGCGTGTCTGAAGTCGCGGTTGTTAGTATTCCGGATCCATATTGGGTGGAAGCAGTTACAGCGATTATCGTTCTAAAAGAAGGCGTCACATTGACGAAAAAGGACGTAGTTGACTTTTGTAAAGGCAAGCTATCGACATTCAAGGTTCCAAAATATGTGGACTTTTCAGATGAGTTGCCGAAAAATCCAAGTGGAAAAGTAATGAAGCGATCGTTAAGGGACCGTTATGAAGACCTTGGCGAAAAATAA
- the sspL gene encoding small, acid-soluble spore protein L, with product MSKKNNNTNRSKRRVNDSSLNPQGLSEDVANQEPKSQLEQRAKKKNTKI from the coding sequence GTGAGTAAAAAAAATAATAATACCAACCGAAGTAAAAGAAGAGTCAACGATTCAAGTCTAAATCCTCAAGGCTTGTCTGAGGATGTAGCCAATCAGGAGCCTAAATCCCAACTTGAACAACGTGCTAAAAAGAAGAATACGAAGATTTAG
- a CDS encoding sporulation protein produces MDHTLSYLRESLSNYMENDMCQQIVKKMQANKYANEEELARDLDEEETSYLNQVLENELDYAKNVQDDSRVKGLNEVHELLF; encoded by the coding sequence ATGGATCATACATTGAGTTATTTACGCGAATCTTTGTCCAATTATATGGAGAACGATATGTGCCAACAAATTGTTAAAAAAATGCAAGCTAATAAGTACGCGAACGAAGAAGAGCTTGCCAGAGATTTAGATGAAGAAGAAACGAGCTATTTAAATCAGGTATTAGAAAATGAGTTAGACTATGCCAAAAATGTGCAGGATGATAGCAGGGTAAAGGGACTAAATGAAGTGCACGAATTATTATTTTAA
- a CDS encoding MDR family MFS transporter, whose protein sequence is MTKDRIEDIQKINKAPIVAVFLTGAFLAILNQTLMATATPHIMEDMNLTENTAQWLTTIFMLVNGIMIPVTAFLIETYTTRRLFLTAMLTFAFGTLVCAVAPNFAILITGRVIQAAGAGIMMPLMMTIFLLIFPIEKRGTAMGMVGLVISFAPAIGPTLSGFLVEYFHWRSLFYVVFPLVIIDIIIAYFVLKNVTNRTFPKVDILSIFLSTIGFGGLLYGFSSAGNFGWSSTVVILSLLLGSISLTIFIFRQFKLKQPMLEFRVLKNRTFTIATIIGMITFIGLIASETILPIYMQNMAGFSAYESGLVILPGALIMGFMSPITGRIFDRFGARYLVITGLTILTITSFLYTNLTPDTSLEYLTIVFAIRMFGISMVMMPVTTAGLNQLSTKLIPHGTAMNNTMRQVAASIGTAVLITVMTASALNTGEDAMPSDMVHGVNVAFYVATGLSLVALVLAFYIKRITPAEERAAWRAQEAEEKLNSRDYRGDVD, encoded by the coding sequence ATGACGAAAGATCGAATAGAAGATATACAAAAGATAAATAAAGCTCCAATCGTTGCGGTATTTTTAACTGGCGCATTTTTAGCAATATTGAATCAAACGTTAATGGCAACTGCAACACCACATATAATGGAAGATATGAATCTAACAGAAAACACTGCTCAATGGCTAACGACAATATTTATGCTGGTCAACGGAATTATGATTCCTGTTACAGCATTTTTAATTGAAACATATACAACCCGAAGGCTCTTTCTGACCGCAATGCTAACCTTCGCATTCGGTACATTGGTTTGTGCTGTGGCACCAAATTTTGCCATATTAATAACGGGGCGCGTAATTCAGGCAGCAGGTGCTGGTATTATGATGCCGTTAATGATGACGATATTTTTATTGATATTCCCGATTGAAAAGCGTGGAACGGCAATGGGGATGGTTGGCTTGGTAATTAGTTTTGCACCAGCAATTGGCCCAACTCTTTCCGGATTTCTTGTAGAGTATTTTCATTGGCGTTCGCTGTTTTATGTTGTGTTTCCATTAGTTATCATTGATATTATTATCGCTTATTTTGTATTGAAGAATGTAACAAATCGAACATTTCCAAAGGTGGATATATTATCCATATTCTTATCAACAATAGGTTTTGGTGGGTTATTGTACGGATTTAGTAGTGCTGGTAATTTTGGTTGGTCCAGTACGGTTGTTATTCTATCCTTATTGCTTGGCTCTATATCGCTCACGATATTTATTTTCCGTCAATTTAAGCTTAAACAACCTATGTTGGAATTTCGGGTTTTAAAAAATCGAACATTTACAATTGCAACAATAATAGGCATGATTACGTTTATAGGCTTAATTGCTTCTGAAACCATTTTACCAATTTACATGCAAAACATGGCCGGATTTAGTGCATATGAATCTGGACTGGTAATTCTACCGGGTGCGTTAATAATGGGATTCATGTCACCAATAACGGGTCGGATATTTGATCGTTTTGGTGCGCGTTACCTTGTAATAACCGGTTTGACAATTTTAACCATCACAAGCTTTTTATATACAAATTTAACGCCAGATACGTCATTAGAGTATTTGACCATCGTTTTTGCTATACGGATGTTTGGAATATCGATGGTAATGATGCCAGTAACAACCGCTGGGCTTAACCAGTTGTCCACCAAATTAATTCCACATGGAACGGCGATGAACAATACGATGCGCCAAGTAGCTGCTTCCATTGGTACTGCTGTTTTAATAACTGTCATGACAGCTTCCGCATTAAATACAGGAGAGGACGCAATGCCTAGTGATATGGTACACGGTGTTAATGTGGCTTTCTATGTTGCCACAGGCTTATCGCTAGTAGCTCTTGTATTAGCCTTTTATATTAAACGGATTACACCTGCAGAAGAACGAGCTGCATGGAGAGCACAGGAAGCGGAAGAGAAATTAAATAGTAGGGATTACAGGGGGGATGTAGATTGA
- a CDS encoding alpha/beta hydrolase, which translates to MKKKLLIISGVIVSLLVVGVFLATNYFYGESVKRGSEVELHSEEVETVASQQDESIVEEAKQWFDEQDTEVLEQISYDDLSLKAIYIENEVSTGKTVVLAHGYRGMKEDMNELVKFYYDQGFDILMPDARGHGESEGDYVGYGWHDRLDYVQWIEMLVDSYEAEDIFLHGNSMGASLVLMTSGEDLPEEVKGIVADSGYTTVKEELTHQLNHLYNLPAFPLLDITSVMTNIRAGYTFEEASAIDQVKNTTLPVYIIHGEEDDLVPTEMAYELYDAAGGEKELWIVPDAGHTDAHTVTTAEFQERLQRFIDGVLGD; encoded by the coding sequence TTGAAAAAGAAACTATTAATTATCTCTGGTGTTATCGTAAGCTTACTGGTTGTTGGAGTGTTCTTGGCCACGAATTATTTTTACGGGGAGAGTGTAAAGCGGGGAAGTGAAGTTGAGTTACACAGTGAAGAAGTTGAAACTGTCGCAAGTCAGCAAGATGAATCAATCGTAGAGGAAGCGAAGCAATGGTTTGATGAACAGGATACAGAAGTGCTTGAACAGATTTCTTACGATGATTTATCCTTAAAAGCAATTTATATAGAAAATGAAGTCTCAACAGGTAAAACTGTTGTTTTGGCTCATGGGTATCGTGGTATGAAAGAAGATATGAATGAATTAGTAAAATTTTATTATGATCAAGGGTTCGATATATTAATGCCAGATGCTCGTGGACATGGTGAAAGTGAAGGAGATTATGTAGGCTATGGATGGCATGATCGCCTTGATTACGTGCAATGGATAGAGATGCTTGTTGATAGCTACGAAGCTGAAGATATATTTTTACACGGGAATTCGATGGGGGCTTCCTTAGTGTTGATGACCAGTGGTGAAGATTTACCGGAAGAAGTTAAAGGTATTGTTGCGGATAGTGGATACACCACTGTTAAAGAAGAATTAACGCATCAGCTGAATCATTTATATAATCTACCGGCTTTTCCATTGCTTGATATAACAAGTGTGATGACCAATATTAGGGCAGGCTATACATTTGAAGAAGCTTCTGCCATTGACCAAGTAAAAAACACTACACTTCCAGTATATATTATTCACGGTGAAGAGGATGATCTTGTGCCAACGGAAATGGCTTATGAACTGTATGATGCTGCTGGCGGCGAAAAGGAGCTTTGGATTGTTCCTGATGCCGGCCATACGGATGCTCATACGGTTACTACTGCAGAATTTCAGGAACGATTGCAACGTTTTATTGATGGTGTGTTAGGGGATTAA
- a CDS encoding phosphotransferase enzyme family protein — protein MTNIRVKHTLIDERSILELLQGYNLGPISRCSFLTRGLNDTYLIITPRKQYIFRVYRYGWRNKEAIQFEIDALQHLKNKTFTISHPIAKRDGTYLNEIDAPEGLRYGMLFSYSQGERPAINARNAQLIGESLGKLHHKTDDFHSEYNRGFKIDLNHLLDEPTAMILPVINKFFGKKVEGDVQEIVENLKTGLRNKELEIGFCHGDFHNHNMHVENGKIEVFDFDGAAMGFRAYDVAVSWWNLLTNYGEKEEECWEAFLKGYSSQRTLAKDDFASLPLLITARRFWLLGTMLQNEDVWGTNWINKQSLELFILQIKTDMIREM, from the coding sequence ATGACAAACATTCGAGTAAAACACACATTGATTGATGAAAGATCAATTTTAGAGTTATTACAAGGCTATAATCTTGGCCCTATTAGCAGGTGTAGCTTTTTGACGAGAGGGCTAAATGATACTTACCTGATCATCACCCCAAGAAAGCAATATATATTCAGAGTTTATCGTTATGGTTGGCGAAATAAAGAGGCAATTCAATTTGAAATAGATGCCCTTCAGCATTTGAAAAATAAAACATTTACTATTTCACACCCCATTGCAAAACGTGATGGTACTTATTTAAATGAAATAGATGCACCTGAAGGGTTACGTTATGGGATGCTTTTCTCGTATTCTCAAGGAGAGAGACCTGCAATTAACGCACGTAATGCTCAACTGATAGGGGAATCGCTTGGTAAATTGCATCATAAAACCGATGATTTTCATTCTGAATATAATCGCGGTTTTAAGATAGATTTAAACCATTTATTGGATGAACCTACAGCAATGATTTTACCTGTTATTAATAAATTTTTCGGGAAAAAGGTAGAGGGAGACGTGCAGGAAATTGTAGAAAATCTTAAGACAGGACTCCGTAATAAAGAGCTTGAAATCGGCTTTTGCCATGGAGATTTTCATAACCATAATATGCATGTTGAAAATGGAAAAATTGAAGTATTTGATTTTGATGGTGCTGCAATGGGATTTAGAGCCTATGATGTTGCAGTGTCCTGGTGGAATTTGCTCACGAATTATGGCGAGAAGGAAGAAGAATGCTGGGAGGCGTTTTTAAAGGGTTATTCGTCCCAACGAACATTAGCAAAAGATGATTTCGCTAGCTTACCGTTACTTATTACAGCACGAAGGTTTTGGCTCCTCGGTACCATGTTGCAAAATGAAGACGTATGGGGGACGAACTGGATAAATAAGCAATCATTGGAATTATTTATACTACAGATCAAGACAGACATGATACGTGAAATGTAA
- a CDS encoding GNAT family N-acetyltransferase, which yields MIYKADITVRKKLFPMFDSMNDTIILSCLQGHMGSAWVDDLEKPTVAQISVGDFVFYAGNPHAKEAEVLLQNLPENILAIVHTDEWKNRIETVHKASIEKIQRYSFKKNVEDLDRKHIEKFLSRLPEGYELKRIDASLAKEPSLHEISKDFIGQFHSIDDYVKRGVGFAILYDGKVACGASSYSIYDKGIEIEIATHHKHRRKGLATVAAAALILECLDRRLYPSWDAASLESVKLAQKLGYVLDGPYDTYYIKK from the coding sequence ATGATTTATAAAGCGGATATTACTGTAAGGAAAAAACTATTTCCTATGTTCGATAGTATGAATGACACCATTATTCTTTCATGTCTTCAAGGGCATATGGGGAGTGCTTGGGTGGATGACCTTGAAAAACCTACCGTTGCACAAATTTCAGTAGGAGATTTTGTATTCTATGCTGGAAACCCTCATGCAAAAGAAGCTGAAGTGTTATTACAAAATTTGCCTGAAAACATTTTGGCAATTGTTCATACAGATGAATGGAAAAATCGTATAGAAACGGTTCATAAAGCTTCAATAGAAAAAATTCAGCGATATAGTTTCAAAAAGAATGTTGAAGATCTAGATCGTAAGCATATTGAGAAATTTTTATCTAGGCTTCCAGAAGGATATGAATTAAAAAGAATCGATGCATCTTTGGCGAAGGAACCCTCTTTGCATGAGATTTCCAAGGACTTCATAGGACAGTTTCATTCGATAGATGATTATGTAAAAAGAGGGGTTGGCTTTGCTATTTTGTATGATGGAAAGGTTGCATGCGGAGCATCGTCCTATAGTATTTATGATAAAGGAATAGAGATCGAAATTGCTACACATCACAAGCATAGAAGGAAAGGCTTAGCGACTGTAGCAGCAGCTGCATTGATTTTAGAATGTCTTGACAGGAGGCTGTATCCAAGCTGGGATGCGGCGAGTCTTGAGTCTGTAAAGTTAGCACAAAAGCTTGGGTACGTTTTGGATGGGCCGTATGATACGTACTATATTAAAAAGTAG
- a CDS encoding alpha/beta hydrolase, whose amino-acid sequence MMNENYPIMENAEAFYFPGNQVGVLVSHGFTGTTQSMHYLGKRIADEGYTVYGPRLTGHGTHYEDMEKATNQDWITDVEASFLICK is encoded by the coding sequence ATGATGAATGAAAATTATCCGATAATGGAAAATGCTGAGGCGTTTTATTTCCCAGGTAATCAAGTAGGTGTTCTGGTAAGTCATGGGTTTACCGGGACGACACAAAGTATGCATTATTTAGGAAAGCGAATTGCTGACGAGGGATATACTGTTTATGGTCCTAGACTAACTGGTCATGGTACACATTATGAAGACATGGAGAAGGCGACAAATCAAGATTGGATCACAGATGTGGAAGCGAGTTTCTTGATTTGCAAATAA
- a CDS encoding GNAT family N-acetyltransferase: MKQFETDRLILRDIHLEDADVVEEFASDYQLAKTTLNIPHPYPKGSAKEFLANCIKVQKEGKLKVLAVTLKPTNEFIGMVNISIHKKFLRGELAYWIGKPFWGNGYATEAAKEMVRIGFDELMLNRVFAQSFTMNPGSYRIMEKIGLQHEGLLQEHVSRDGEFYDITVYGITEKHYR, from the coding sequence ATGAAGCAGTTTGAAACGGATAGATTAATTTTAAGGGATATTCATTTAGAAGATGCTGATGTAGTCGAAGAATTTGCAAGCGACTATCAATTAGCAAAAACAACGTTAAATATCCCTCATCCATACCCAAAAGGTTCAGCAAAAGAATTCTTAGCTAATTGTATTAAAGTTCAAAAGGAAGGAAAATTAAAAGTTCTAGCTGTTACGTTGAAACCAACTAATGAATTTATAGGAATGGTAAATATAAGTATTCATAAGAAGTTCCTTAGGGGAGAACTAGCTTATTGGATTGGTAAGCCATTTTGGGGAAACGGATATGCAACAGAAGCAGCAAAAGAAATGGTGCGAATTGGTTTTGATGAATTAATGTTAAATAGAGTTTTTGCACAATCATTTACAATGAATCCAGGATCATATCGAATAATGGAAAAGATAGGCCTGCAACATGAAGGTCTTTTACAAGAACATGTTAGTCGAGATGGTGAATTTTATGACATAACGGTATATGGCATTACTGAGAAACATTATAGATAA
- a CDS encoding DNA-deoxyinosine glycosylase, which translates to MDKKISSFPPVLPNVPKVLILGSIPGGVSLEKRQYYGNPRNHFWAILYELFDQEPLDDYKDKLDFVKKHGIALWDSIGICYREGSLDANILEEEPNDIAGLLKEQATIKLIACNGGKSHQTLRNNFPVANLGVEVVKMPSTSPIPGKYTKSFEEKVAIWRKILTVIS; encoded by the coding sequence ATGGATAAAAAAATTAGTTCATTTCCACCTGTCTTACCTAATGTGCCCAAGGTGCTCATTCTCGGATCTATTCCTGGGGGTGTGTCTTTGGAGAAACGACAATATTACGGGAATCCCCGTAATCATTTCTGGGCCATTCTTTATGAACTTTTTGATCAGGAACCGCTCGATGATTATAAAGATAAACTTGATTTTGTGAAAAAACATGGGATTGCCTTATGGGACTCAATAGGTATATGTTACCGAGAAGGTAGTTTAGATGCTAATATTTTGGAAGAGGAACCAAATGATATTGCAGGATTATTAAAAGAGCAAGCTACCATTAAATTAATTGCATGCAATGGTGGAAAGTCTCACCAAACGCTTAGGAATAATTTCCCTGTTGCTAATTTAGGGGTGGAAGTCGTTAAAATGCCGTCAACTAGTCCAATCCCTGGTAAATATACAAAATCCTTCGAAGAAAAAGTAGCGATATGGAGGAAAATTTTAACGGTTATAAGTTAG
- a CDS encoding alpha/beta hydrolase → MKKKRWIKIGIGLFSVLFIINGIASFYFYDLAIERNVKDFLVGNADLDVSAEAMDVFTEGDWRQWYQDENFEQMEMTSYDGLELKGYFLEAKEPTDKTVVLAHGYLGHAGDMGLYGQYYYEELGYNVFTADLRGHGESGGDYIGFGWHDRMDYTDWIDQIIEKEGPESQIVLHGVSMGAATVLMASGEVLPDNVQAIVADSPYTSVYELFEYQLNRMFHLPAFPVLPSTSLVTNMQAGYTLKEASTLEQVKKADVPILYVHGDADTFVPTVMSQELYDKTKSEAEMITFEGANHGEAFVIQEERYINELNQFLQKYMD, encoded by the coding sequence GTGAAAAAGAAACGTTGGATAAAAATTGGTATAGGACTCTTTAGTGTCCTATTCATTATAAATGGCATTGCTAGCTTTTATTTTTATGATTTGGCAATTGAACGTAATGTAAAAGATTTTCTAGTAGGTAATGCGGATTTGGATGTTTCAGCAGAAGCAATGGATGTATTTACCGAGGGTGATTGGCGCCAGTGGTATCAGGATGAGAACTTTGAGCAGATGGAGATGACCTCTTATGATGGTTTGGAGCTTAAAGGCTATTTTCTAGAAGCAAAAGAGCCTACTGATAAAACTGTTGTATTAGCACATGGGTACCTTGGACATGCGGGTGACATGGGGTTATACGGTCAATATTATTACGAAGAACTTGGCTATAATGTTTTCACAGCAGACTTACGTGGTCATGGTGAAAGTGGCGGCGATTATATTGGATTTGGTTGGCATGACCGCATGGATTATACAGACTGGATTGACCAAATTATAGAAAAAGAGGGTCCGGAATCCCAAATTGTATTGCACGGGGTATCAATGGGAGCTGCAACCGTTTTAATGGCGAGTGGAGAAGTGTTACCTGATAACGTACAAGCAATTGTCGCAGATAGTCCGTATACGAGTGTGTATGAATTATTTGAGTACCAATTGAATCGTATGTTCCATTTACCTGCCTTCCCTGTGTTACCAAGTACGAGCCTGGTAACAAATATGCAGGCTGGATATACACTTAAAGAAGCTTCAACATTAGAGCAAGTGAAAAAGGCTGATGTGCCGATCTTATACGTTCATGGCGATGCGGATACGTTCGTACCGACGGTAATGTCGCAGGAATTATATGATAAAACAAAAAGTGAAGCAGAGATGATAACGTTCGAAGGAGCGAATCACGGTGAGGCTTTCGTTATTCAGGAAGAAAGATATATAAATGAATTAAATCAATTTTTACAGAAGTATATGGACTAG
- the argC gene encoding N-acetyl-gamma-glutamyl-phosphate reductase gives MKNVAIIGGTGYGAIELIRLLHAHEHMQVKKIISHSEHGEQLASIYPHLTDFIDYPMEELEIESLKADIDIVFFATPAGVSKQLIPKLEDSQLQCIDLSGDLRITDRSQYESWYGGGAAPQETLDHAVYGLSEVYREKVKEAKILSNPGCYPTSSLLGLIPALEENIITSHPIIIDGKTGVSGAGKSPTAMTHFSETNDNVKPYKIAKHKHIPEIDQYLSAVASEPIAVTFAAHLIPMTRGLICTMYAQLRKDISTKEVIDLYKSFYQSDPFVRIRAEGGFPTTKDVYGSNFCDIGIQVDERTNQLIIVSAIDNLVKGASGQAIQNANLMNGWDEQHGLNSLPIYP, from the coding sequence TTGAAAAACGTAGCAATTATTGGTGGTACCGGGTACGGGGCAATTGAATTAATACGGCTGCTGCATGCTCATGAACATATGCAGGTAAAGAAAATCATTTCACATTCAGAGCACGGTGAACAACTTGCATCCATCTACCCGCATTTGACTGATTTTATAGATTATCCAATGGAAGAGTTAGAGATTGAAAGTTTAAAAGCAGATATCGATATTGTGTTTTTTGCGACACCGGCTGGAGTATCAAAACAACTTATTCCTAAATTAGAAGATTCCCAGCTACAATGCATTGACCTATCAGGGGATTTGCGAATCACGGATCGATCGCAATATGAATCCTGGTATGGAGGAGGAGCGGCACCACAAGAAACGTTGGACCATGCAGTATATGGATTGTCGGAGGTTTACAGGGAAAAGGTGAAAGAAGCGAAAATTCTATCCAATCCAGGATGTTACCCAACGTCCAGTTTACTTGGACTTATACCAGCACTGGAGGAAAATATTATTACCTCCCATCCCATTATTATTGATGGGAAAACCGGTGTATCTGGAGCAGGAAAAAGCCCGACTGCTATGACTCATTTTTCAGAAACAAACGATAACGTTAAGCCGTATAAAATCGCCAAACATAAACATATTCCGGAAATAGATCAATATTTATCAGCAGTTGCAAGTGAGCCAATTGCGGTTACGTTTGCAGCACATCTCATTCCGATGACGCGCGGCTTAATCTGTACGATGTATGCACAGCTAAGGAAAGACATTTCTACAAAAGAAGTGATTGATCTGTATAAATCTTTTTATCAGTCCGATCCCTTTGTACGAATTCGCGCAGAAGGAGGGTTCCCAACGACTAAAGATGTCTATGGGAGTAATTTCTGTGATATAGGAATACAGGTTGATGAAAGAACAAATCAGCTCATTATTGTATCTGCAATTGATAATTTAGTTAAAGGTGCTTCTGGTCAAGCGATTCAGAATGCAAATTTAATGAATGGTTGGGATGAACAGCACGGATTAAATAGTTTACCAATATACCCATAA